Below is a genomic region from Medicago truncatula cultivar Jemalong A17 chromosome 3, MtrunA17r5.0-ANR, whole genome shotgun sequence.
tcaaaaagaaattggaaaacaaagattattaattaatataaattatacgATTAGTACTACAACAATACAACCCACTAACCCCATTAATTAtcctatattaattaattaaccagAAAAGAAATGGCAGGATATAGTTGTCGTTAACCGCAAAATACCGAAAATAAAGGATCCTTCACATTACACCACAAAGCCAGCTTTTCTTCCTCCGAtccaaaaggaaaagaaaaagaaaaagaaaaagaaaaaaacctctctctctctctctctctctgttggTATCTGCTTGCTAAACTCTCATCATAATCCTCTCCGCCAGGTTTTAACTCtaatcatcaaataaaattaaaaaaaaaaaaaacccaaatctTTTTCGCAGCTGTTTCTCTCCCACCGGTTGGGAGTAGTGGGGAGACAGAGAAACAAAACACATTTAATCATTGATCAAAGTGTTTCCTCTTATCCCCGCTGTCCCATCCGGCCCATAATTAAACCCTATCTATGCCTTCTTTTCATTCTCATAACAACTTTCTTATTCATCTCCCATGCTTAACCTCACTCTCTCTCCACCACCagttccaccaccaccacctgaatcaacaacacatcaaccTCATCTCCATCTCCATCTCCATCTCCaagtaattatatattattaccACCCACCATCCAACATCTTTTTGTGTGGTAATCTTAATTATCAATGATTTATGTAGATactacataaaaataaataaataaataaatattgttatTGATCGATGTTGTTCATGAATACTTTATCACCAATCCTTACTTCAGCTTTCGACCTCACCACCGTAACATTAATCTCTTCCTTAATTGTCCTCTCTGTTTTAtctctttgttttattttccatctcCGTTTGAAATCAAAATCTTTAACCTATCTTCAAGGCTTTAACTCTCTTTGGACCGTACGTTTCCTCCTCGtacttttcatcttcttctggTGCATCATTGAACTTTTCCGGTTACCTTTTTTCCGGAGAAAATATCTATATCCACTTTCACCCTCCCTAGATATTACTCAACAAGCCAATCTCTGCAAAATCCACATTGTTTTTTCTCTTGGATTCTTTGAACCAGCTTTTCTCTTAACGTTGTTGTTTCTCCTCAACGCTTCCATCAGAAAAAAGACACCAAACGACGGTTGGGCTGTAACCTTTGTGTTTAGCACGTGTCTTCCATTAGGTATTCTTCAAGGTTTACTTGTCTATTTCAATCCATTGGAACATCGTGTTCCGGCGTTGTTACGACAAACATTTGTTATTCTAGAAGACGACACCGTTCTCTGTGCTTACCCGTTCTTAAACAGCGTTGTGTTCGCGGCATTCTCTGCTGCATATTGTGCATGGTTATTGTTCTCATGTTGGAAGGTTTTATCATTGGTGATTAACAAAGGATTAAGGATTCGAATCTACGCATTGGGTTCTGTCGTTTTGGTGGCTCTTCCTCTTCAGGTTGTGTCGTTGGCCTTCACCGTTCTATGGAGTCCTGAAGATGATATTTACGGCGTCGTTTCATTGGTGGTGTTTTTCTGTGCTTTTTTCTGTGCTGTTGCTGGtgagggtattttggtaattaagCCTGTTTCTGATGCGTTGGCTGCTGGTGGAAACTGTTGTATGTGGCCGACACGTCGTCAAGATTCGTTGCCGGCGAAGGAAGAGAAGATGGAGGAGGAGACAGTTGCTATGGTGGATTTAGAGGAAGGTGTGGCTCGAGGGTAGGGTGGTAATTTTGTCCTGCTGAGGGAGGATTTTTTGGCtacatgtatttatttattttcaaagaaaagaaaattgatgattCTCTCTATATAATTCTGTAATATGAATCTGAACTGGTATTTCTTTACTTTTTGGGTGAAAAgtattattctttttgttgtttgtatataattcattcatttatttagtTAATTTTACTGTGTTATTCTTGTATGATACGATACGATCAAGCACTACAACTTCATTGTTCAAGTTGTACATATGCACTTTTTGACTTATTGTACTAATTAAGCCTATATATGTTTGGTTATAAGGCCGATTTTCTGCGTTTGCTCAAGATTCATGACACTTTTACTCATTTGTAAGCTTAATTAACTAAAGGTGTTTTTGGAGTTTCAAATGCAAAACCAAACGCATGTTATGAGTATCCCACTCCATAGAGGATGATGATCGAAAAATCaatcatgaaattaaaataatcatctcAATCTCAATATATACTATGCTTAGCTTAGACAGAAGCTACAAAATATAGCTTTTGTATTATTGCATTACAAATGTTATTGAGATTCAAACAAATCGACAATCAATCAAGTGAATGGATCTTCTCAATCTTATCTGGCCTATCCCACAATTGTTATCAATCTCGTTAAATAGAAAAAGATGAGATGGATTATTAATATAAATTGAGAGCATCCATTCCCATTAATGGATTCTTATATCCACAGCTATATCTAGTGCATAAATTTTAGCTCTGATTAATCTAACGgttcaaatattaaataaaagaacCAATTTAAAGGTAAAGAAGTATGATGGATGTCTCTAAGCTTAATCTTTTCTGCGCGCACGTTCCTTTTCATTCCATTTTTATGTACAATCGTCTTCCATTTCATTTGCAATGGCAATTGAATCACCTTAACACACTTGTTCCTTTTATTTCTCCTTATTTAATATTAATCTCCTTACCATTGCTGATTTTTTAACATGTACTGTATAAGCTGgttttttaaaacaatagtGCAGACAACAATAAACCACTAACCCCCTACcattctttattttcttgtaagaTATCAGaaacatttttctattcattaaACAAAATAGAGATTCATTACAACACGATACATTTTACTTTCGTGGttacaaattaatttatatttgtagtAAAAATATAGGGAGgatgcctaaaaaaaatatgtgaaggCATTTGTAAAAGAGCTTGTTgttagggatttttttttttttttttggaataaaaacAAGAAGATCAGTTAAAGAGAGAAAAGGCCCAAATCATTTAAGATTTGAGATACAACAACAATACACAAGAGATTTTGCTCTACAGACCCCTCAAATTAAAATGCTCACAGGCCCCTCAAGTTTTATAAAATGCTCTAGTTGTTTAACAGCATCAGATCCTAACTCCCAACCGTTGTAGTTAATGAGTTAACCACCGATCATCTCAAGGAATAAGCCTTGATCCTAGATCGAGACTTAAGAACCGATACGTCTGATGCATATAATTGTATCATTCAGAGTGCATGAAATTCATGTAGAATTGTATCATTAGAATccaatatcattcatgcataaaaTTCATATACACCGATGGTTGGTAGAatacaaaatattcataaacGGTTTTATGgcataaaattcataaattgaACGAGTTCAATGTCATGATATTATAATACTAATCTACAAAATTATGTCATGAAAACACCAAGatacataaacaaacaaaaaattaactattgagTTTGTTTGTGTGCAAGTTATGAGTAGCACCTCCTTCTAGACCTCACTCGATAATGGATGGTCGGCTCTGTTTCTTAGACGTTCTGCTGCATAGTAGAATACTGATCATCGTATTATGTACTACTATCCGTCCCTTCGAAGGCTATATTTCAAACTTTACTACATAAGTGCAAAGTATCTAGAAATTTCACTTCAATTCTTCTGCTCTATCAAAACCTACATATTTATCGGCCAAGGCGGATGTCCCTCTAAATAGGTAATACCATGGGATGCGAAACCTTGTAGAACTAGAAAATGTT
It encodes:
- the LOC11415373 gene encoding uncharacterized protein; translation: MLFMNTLSPILTSAFDLTTVTLISSLIVLSVLSLCFIFHLRLKSKSLTYLQGFNSLWTVRFLLVLFIFFWCIIELFRLPFFRRKYLYPLSPSLDITQQANLCKIHIVFSLGFFEPAFLLTLLFLLNASIRKKTPNDGWAVTFVFSTCLPLGILQGLLVYFNPLEHRVPALLRQTFVILEDDTVLCAYPFLNSVVFAAFSAAYCAWLLFSCWKVLSLVINKGLRIRIYALGSVVLVALPLQVVSLAFTVLWSPEDDIYGVVSLVVFFCAFFCAVAGEGILVIKPVSDALAAGGNCCMWPTRRQDSLPAKEEKMEEETVAMVDLEEGVARG